The following coding sequences lie in one Cherax quadricarinatus isolate ZL_2023a unplaced genomic scaffold, ASM3850222v1 Contig610, whole genome shotgun sequence genomic window:
- the LOC128693888 gene encoding protein sax-3, protein MKCLASLIYFFGLAEGLPVIKEHPSNVIARRNDPVTLNCAASGAARIRWFRDGEEVITSTQDPRSHRVLLPTGSLFFLRVTATRRDSDTGTYWCVASNSYGSARSHNATLTVATLAYDFQSQAEPVVKIRVGDFVSFPCKPPKGSPLPELTWLRDGRQVTNSSRIIITQGGDLVISQAVQDDSAAYVCRARNAAGTRESTPSQLTVMIPPWFVERPANVTVPPGVVVELACRTQGSPTPSVTWRRLDGKMPLGRAKIDDQRLVLEQVETADSGVYACEVENEAGIASAQASLTIVNAPELTQRPQDVHVMVGESAQIMCHIKGGPQPLVLWRLPTLDRTALLIPGQRRGYTFISDDGYTLTIEHATTEDSGIYHCWGVSSGGGVSGQAELVVVPSHPPPIVGVGPQDKTVIPGSVVTFSCEVVSEAAKAVISWWYRPSVHLPSRPLSQGTDGSRISLPDNGALILKNVHLDDAGIYTCRARADTGTVEQAAVLRVEHDANVSEPLHLPAPPTKPRLMAVNQTAVQLSWLPNSQVGGESGQWYTAEYWRQGWDEWRVADAVMLKESCVVSHLTPGHTYIFLVRAVNNSGASFPSPWSDPVTTRPPRDPSLSVDQIRQARRRLSQPIITLTDASITAPHSVLLTWNFLDLTDESVEGVLVYSLTKTGTVQVATVLGTSSSSYLLHHLSANTHYTFFIVPFWHSVEGAPSNSLSVITPESVPSSAPREVRVTMLEEGLVLIRWSSMTTEEAQGKLVGYQVIISHNGSQITETVVSPWLEAHSLLPDRLYTVRVAALTGAGLGPFSVPVLLDTRPNNAHTIHKVKTESDNSGSVRYATTQPGWLIYVLIPLLLLVFIVTLLYVRRFYKKGSFSNSPHAPAHYQDPSIYPDQNSISMYGENKPWRPSESDKDSSLSSTRLLQSHQLVNEYAEPRVPGLSDTTTEPYATSALIRAPSPHLNHNVPWKHHSDDSCVQVNWAAFLPPPPTCPPPLDQGDPVGSSDHQGPRIVSSSGSQYDNIGRFEQYEQPCDAASEHTYDVYTQVTPDG, encoded by the exons ATGAAATGTCTGGCctctttaatatatttttttggtcTTGCAGAAGGGTTGCCTGTCATCAAGGAGCATCCCAGCAATGTAATTGCTCGCCGTAATGACCCTGTCACCCTTAACTGTGCAGCTTCCGGAGCTGCTCGCATCAGGTGGTTCCGTGATGGTGAGGAGGTAATAACATCCACGCAAGACCCTCGCTCACACCGTGTCCTCCTGCCTACTGGCTCCCTCTTTTTCCTCCGTGTCACTGCAACTAGGAGAGATAGTGACACGGGCacgtactggtgcgtggcttccAATAGTTATGGCTCAGCACGCTCCCACAATGCTACACTGACTGTGGCAACGCTTGCGTATGACTTTCAAAGCCAGGCGGAGCCTGTGGTGAAGATCCGAGTCGGGGATTTTGTATCCTTTCCCTGCAAGCCACCCAAGGGCAGCCCTCTGCCGGAATTAACCTGGCTGAGGGATGGCCGTCAGGTGACCAACTCCAGCCGCATCATTATCactcaaggtggagacctagtcATCAGCCAGGCTGTCCAAGACGACTCCGCAGCTTATGTGTGTCGCGCTCGTAATGCTGCAGGCACTAGAGAATCCACTCCCTCCCAACTCACCGTCATGA TACCACCTTGGTTTGTGGAACGTCCAGCAAATGTCACTGTTCCACCAGGGGTTGTAGTGGAGCTGGCATGTCGAACTCAAGGCTCTCCCACTCCTTCAGTTACTTGGCGCCGGCTAGATGGGAAAATGCCACTGGGACGCGCCAAGATAGATGACCAACGTCTGGTGTTGGAACAGGTAGAGACTGCAGATTCAGGTGTTTATGCTTGTGAAGTGGAGAACGAAGCGGGAATTGCCTCAGCCCAAGCTTCACTTACCATTGTTAATGCCCCTGAGTTGACACAGAGGCCACAGGATGTTCACGTGATGGTCGGTGAAAGTGCACAGATAATGTGTCACATAAAGGGAGGACCCCAGCCTCTTGTGCTGTGGCGCCTCCCAACCTTAGACAGAACGGCTCTCCTAATCCCTGGACAGAGGAGGGGTTACACTTTCATATCTGATGATGGTTACACTCTCACCATAGAACATGCAACAACTGAAGACAGTGGCATTTACCACTGCTGGGGTGTAAGCAGTGGTGGGGGAGTAAGCGGGCAGGCAGAATTGGTTGTAGTACCATCTCATCCACCACCCATAGTAGGTGTGGGTCCTCAAGACAAGACAGTGATACCAGGGAGTGTTGTTACTTTCTCCTGTgaggtagtgagtgaagcagcCAAAGCCGTCATCTCGTGGTGGTACCGTCCGTCTGTTCACCTACCATCCCGTCCACTCTCTCAGGGTACTGATGGCTCTAGGATCTCCCTCCCAGACAACGGGGCGCTCATTCTCAAGAATGTTCATCTTGATGATGCGGGGATTTATACCTGTCGCGCCAGAGCAGACACTGGTACCGTGGAACAAGCAGCAGTATTGCGAGTAGAACACGATGCTAATGTTAGTGAACCACTGCACTTGCCTGCACCTCCCACCAAGCCACGACTTATGGCAGTGAATCAAACAGCGGTGCAACTGAGTTGGCTTCCCAATTCTCAggtgggtggagagtcaggtcagTGGTATACAGCAGAGTACTGGAGACAAGGCTGGGATGAATGGAGAGTAGCCGATGCTGTTATGTTGAAGGAGTCGTGTGTAGTAAGTCACCTCACTCCTGGACACACTTACATCTTTTTGGTACGCGCCGTCAACAACAGCGGGGCTTCATTCCCTAGTCCCTGGTCAGACCCGGTCACAACCCGCCCTCCCCGTGACCCAAGTCTCTCAGTGGACCAGATCCGCCAGGCTCGCCGTCGCCTCTCTCAACCCATAATAACACTCACTGACGCCTCCATCACCGCCCCTCATAGTGTACTGCTTACCTGGAACTTCCTGGATCTAACAGATGAGTCTGTGGAAGGCGTCTTGGTATACTCACTGACCAAAACTGGCACTGTACAAGTGGCCACTGTGCTGGGCACCTCATCTTCCTcttacctcctgcaccaccttagtgccaacactcactacactttCTTCATCGTCCCATTTTGGCATAGCGTCGAAGGAGCGCCCTCCAACTCTCTTTCAGTTATAACACCAGAATCTG TTCCATCATCTGCACCCAGGGAGGTGCGTGTGACGATGCTTGAGGAAGGTTTGGTACTTATCAGGTGGTCGAGTATGACTACTGAAGAAGCACAAGGGAAACTGGTGGGTTACCAGGTAATAATCAGTCACAACGGGAGCCAGATCACGGAGACGGTGGTAAGCCCTTGGCTGGAAGCGCACAGCCTCCTGCCTGATCGGCTTTACACCGTGCGTGTGGCAGCTCTCACAGGGGCGGGTCTTGGGCCCTTTAGTGTCCCTGTCCTGTTAGATACCAGACCCAATAATGCTCACACCATCCATAAAGTCAAAACAGAGAGTGACAACAGTGGATCTGTCAGGTATGCTACAACACAACCTGGGTGGTTGATCTACGTGCTGATTCCCCTCTTGTTACTTGTGTTCATTGTTACTTTACTGTACGTGAGGCGATTCTATAAAAAAGGATCGTTCTCGAACTCTCCTCATGCACCTGCCCATTACCAGGACCCGTCCATCTACCCAGATCAAAATTCCATTAGTATGTATGGCGAGAATAAACCGTGGCGTCCCTCAGAAAGTGACAAAGATTCTAGCTTGTCATCTACGCGACTTCTGCAGTCACATCAACTGGTGAACGAGTATGCAGAGCCACGAGTGCCAGGGCTCAGTGATACAACTACAGAACCGTATGCCACCTCAGCGTTAATCAGAGCCCCATCACCTCACCTGAACCACAACGTTCCCTGGAAACATCACAGTGATGATTCATGTGTCCAGGTCAACTGGGCAGCATTTCTTCCTCCCCCGCCCACCTGTCCACCGCCACTTGACCAGGGAGACCCAGTTGGCAGCAGTGATCACCAGGGGCCTCGAATAGTATCTTCTTCAGGTTCCCAATACGACAACATTGGCAGGTTTGAGCAGTATGAGCAGCCATGTGATGCAGCTTCTGAGCACACATACGATGTGTACACACAAGTTACGCCTGATGGTTGA